TGTCGACGTATATAACTCGAGATCTTCCCTTTGTTCTTGTTCTCCTAATGCGGCTAATAGTGAGGGTGAGTTCGACTTCCATTGTTTCAACTCGAAGCTTGCGTTTTGATGGATTTGTCGCACGTCCTTTGTTATACGTATAGCGTCTTCCAATGTTTCGAAACTGTCCAAGTAGTCGTCCACGTAATGCTTGTTCTTGATGGCTAACGCTGCTTCTGGGTTTGACACTTCGTATTGTTTCGCGTTCAAGTTTTTGACGTAGATCGCTGTTGATGGTGAGCTCGACGCGCCGAATATTAGTGACTTCATTCTGTACTCTTCGGGGGGATTGTCGTCTCTTCTATCTCCTCGCCATAGGTAACGTAGCGCATCTCTATCTTGAACTCGTAGTTGCACTTGCATGAACATTTCCTTGATGTCGGCTGTGACGGCTATAGCATGTTGTCTGAACTTCATCACGACGCCTGGTAGAGACTGTAGGAGATCCGGACCTTTGAGTAACATGTCGTTGAGAGACACTCCCTTCGTCTTGGCTGCTGCGTCGTGTACCACTCGTAACTTCTCTGGCTTCATGGGGTTGATGACCGCGAAGTGTGGTAAGTACCAGGTTTTACCGGGTGTTGTTTCTCGAGGTGCAGGTTCTGCGTATCCCTTCTGTACGAGTGCTTCCATCTGTTCCTTGTACTTCGTCTTCAAAACTTGATCTCGATCGATCTTCTTCTCGATGTTGTGTAGACGCTTCAAGGAGTTCTCGTAGTTGTTGGGTAAGTTGTAGTCTTCTTTACGCCATAACAGACTTGTTTCATACCTTCCATCTTCAGTCTTTTTCGTAGTGTTGTCTAGGATTCGAAGAGCTTGTTCCTCTGGGTCTGATCTAGGTCTCTTGGGGTTCAGGCAGATCGCGTCCATCTCGAAGTACTGCTTGACTAAGGTTTCTATGTGGTCTTCATTTGTTTCGGTCATATGAGATACGAAGTCGATGCTCTGGGTTTTGTGCTTCAGCAAACTGCCATGGAGTACCCAACCTAGTGACGTGAGGGATGCCACAGGTTGGTCTTTGTTTCCTTTCCTTATGTCCGATGTCAGTAGGAGATGCCAGTTGTCTTGTCCGATCAGTAGCTTCGGCTTCACGTCTTCATATGTCAACTCTCCCTGTATGTCCTTCAGATGTTGACACGCCTTGATGTGTTCCCTAGATACGCGTTGCGACGACACTTGGAAGTTTCTTACTGTACGAGCCTGTATTCTGTCTTCAAAACCGTTCATACCTCTAATCGAGAATGTGACTCTTCTAGAGGCTATTTCTGACGTTTTGACGTCACTAATTGTCTGTATTTTCAACGGGTCGACGGGTCCTGTCGCTCCTATTTGCTTGGCTAGGTCGTTGTCGATCAGGGTCACTGTAGAGCCGTCGTCCATTAACGCGAAGGTGTTGATTTGACCTGTAGAACCTTCTACTTGCACTGGTATGATTTTTAAGAAAGACTGTTTCTTTCTAGGCGTCCACGTAGAGGTGATGATTTCCGACGCTTCGGACTCTTTCTTATCTTCTTTTTTGTTACAGTGTAGAAGCGTGTGATGAGTGTATTTACAGTCGTTCACGCCGCATTGTTTCGTAGCACAACGGTGAGTAACTTTCCTATATCTCAAACATCGAAAGCAGAGTCGTTTGGCCTTGGCTATGTCCCATCGTTCATCTTCATTCATCTTCTTAAAACGTCCACATTCTGTCACCAAGTGTCCTGTTTGTTCGCATACCGGACATCTCGGTGTGTACGGTTTTTCCGTGACGTTGTGAACTCTCTGTGGCCTCTTCTGTGCGGTGAACGGCGGTTGTGTTGATATTTGCTCAGGTAGCGCGTAAGGACTGCATAGCGTTGATTCTCTTCTCAGGAACTTGTCTAACTTCATCAAGTCTGGGTCTTCTTTGGGTTCCGCGGCGGCGAAGTCGAAGAATCTGTATCGCAGGGTAGGCGTCAGCTTGTCCACTATTGTCTTGCTCACTTCCGGGTTGTACATGTAGTTGATACAGCTTAAGGTTTTTAATGTAGCGACGATATTGGAGATTTTCGTGGCGAATATACATATGTCGCGGGGCGATTCCGTGAGACGTGGTAAAACTCGTAGCGCTTCCATTTGCATCATCGCTATAGACTCTGGTCGTCCAAATCGAGATTCGAGTGCTTGCATTATCTCGGATGGGTGAGCGTCGGTGATAAGCAGACCCTCAACTGCTTCCCTGGCTTTTCCTTTAAGATTTCTTCTCAGGCGGTTTATGTTTTCTACTGTACTATACACACTTTCCGTTTCATAGTAAGCGGCGCGAAAAGGTAGCCAATCTTGATACGAACCATTGAAAATAGGTAGTTCGATGAACTTAGGTCGTTGACCCGCTCTCACTGCTGACGTTATGGCCTCCGCAAGTTCCTTGAAGTCCTGTCGAGCTCCCGCCGGTGTGAGAGTCCCGTGCGACTGATGTTGATCTCCCTGCATAGTGGTTCTTATAACTGACGGCTCTTCCGGCTGATGTGGTTCGTTCGTGATCGCCAAGATTGGTTGCGTGTTTTGCCTCTCTAGCCAGCTGTCAACCCTTTCGTTCACTTCCTCTTTCGTACACACGGATATCTCTTCTTGTTCTTCATCTGAGTCCTCAGTCTCTAGGACGGCTAAGCGCGCGGTAGCCAACTCCACTTGTAAGCGTAACAACTCTTCCCGCGCTTTTGCGATTTTAATAGCTTTAACACGACTCGCGGTTGATCCCCCTTGCGCCCTTAGCACTGGCGGGGGGGAGGGGCACTGTGGTTTGTTCGGTTGCACACTAATGTTCACTTTCCTTTGCACTGTCACTGTCTCACCTGGTTTCGTAGTTTCCTTATTGCGGTTCGGAAGAGGGTCCGTCCTCCCGCCAGGCGGCTGCATACACGCGGCGTCCATCCGGAGCGTCGGTGCTGTTGAAGCGGTTACCGAAGGTGTTTCGTCTGTTGGTGGCGCAAGCGGTGCCGAGGCTCGTCCCGAGGGCGCTGTCGTCGCGGTGACCGATGTGGTGGCTGCTGTGTTCTCTGTGTTGTCGGTCGTTCCTGTGACGCTGGTGCCCGTAGCCTCGGTGGTAGCACCGGTCGCCGAGGTGCTGGCCGTGCCCTCGGACGACGACGGTGTTTGTGCGGTCGTCTTGCGCCCCTTTCCTTCTGAACGCGTAGTCGGCATGTTTTCGTTTTGTTCACGTTTCTATcttcagttttaataatttctttcttCACTATTTTTCAGGATTCTTTCTTCAATGTTTTTCAGGATCCTTTCTTCGATAATGTTCAGGCTTCTTTCTTCACTGTTATTCAGGATCCTTTCTTCAATAATGTTTCAGGCTTGTTTCTTCACTGTTATTCAGGATCCTTTCTTCAATAATGTTCAGGCTTCTTTCTTCAATGTTTTCTTCCTgtatccggctcgaaggaccatttaatgtactgggtacattatgctgtgccggtaaataagaagacttcttgcggtttgaagaaagtttattttcagatccttattgtttcgatgctagctgtggactgtgttgctagtacaaatggccaccatatttatacaaaatcctcAAATTAATGTAGGCCCTCTTATTGGCCGATAAAAATGGACCAATTAGAATCCCCGCATTTTAGCCAATAGGATTCCAGTAAGACATTTTGGACAAAAGCTTAAGTACTAGGAAACTTGACTGCGACGAGAGCcgcttacattaattaacaatttttagtgtatttctgtacaatttcttaaataaagtatatatatttacaattcttgtcttattatctaccttataaaaatacaatcagtcgaatattagaaaataacataacaattcttaaaacttaacgctaagtgtcgtgctcagtggcgccaccacgcacatgtatgtaagttttaacaacaacattacTTTGATGTTGACATGTACACATaccataatatatcaatatgacaattattattttaattatcatacagttacgttagttagtgttaaactgtttatattctctattatttaaatgttactcgaaacattttaattctaatcttaatacctattattaatgcttgcatgttatttattactatgtacctatttgtaatttgtacggatatttctatttcaggttACCGGTAAGCAGCTGAGCTGAGGCTGAGGCTGAGCCCTGAGGACATTCGACGTCGCAACGTAGCATCAACTAAGAAGAAACGCAGTCGAATGCAGAGAGACGATCcaggtatgtcagtcagtgttctgattacaaatattgtatttttgtaatatatgtacatactcacTCATAACTTCAAACAAGTAGTAGCTGTACATAAGTAAGTTGACAGAGAGATACACCAGtatcaatgattttatcataacacattatataggtaggtaggttacctacgtacgtgtattatactctattcgtttcatataatattgatgattatgttatagtaaactACTCGGTACGTTGCGTTCTAGCGTTAGTAGGTGAagtgaatttattcatatattattattatgtacgtgtatagtatactgtatacagtatactactatgtagtatagtatgagagtttgacttatcgtgtgttcattatagaaacataaactttataatagtttatatgaatcgtatgcggccctgaaaagggcctttttatTAGCGCTATCACATATGACGCGTACGCTCAACGAGCGATGCGCAATTGCGACAGTGCCGGCTGGAGGACGGGTGTGTGTGTCGTCGTCCGTCGAGCAGAAGCAGCTTAACCGCCGAAACCGTACAGGGTGCGgccttgacgtttcagcgcgtAGACGACGTCCATGGCGGTGACGGTCTTCCTCTTGGCGTGCTCGGTGTATGTGACGGCGTCGCGGATCACGTTCTCGAGGAACACCTTCAGCACACCGCGAGTCTCCTCGTAAATAAGACCGGAGATACGCTTGACGCCGCCTCTGCGCGCGAGACGACGGATGGCGGGCTTCGTGATACCCTGGATGTTATCGCGAAGCACTTTCCTgtggcgcttggctcctccctTTCCCAGACCTTTTCCTCCCTTTCCGCGGCCGGTCATCTTCTTTGTTCTTTAGTGTTGTGACGTTGAGTTGAGCAGACAGACAAGTGACGCGCGCACGTTGTTCAACGGGCGAGCGCTGGCGAACGACTGGGTGCACGGGCCAGTACATGCCCCTCATTTATATACGCGTTGCGGCGCTCGCTCGAGCTCGCTCGTTCGCTAGTCGATAGGTCGGTCGGAACTCGGACGCGcagggtttgttttgttttggcgggccgtgtgcgacttgctgcctcattttagttgatattattgtatatgtatatttaaaaaaaaaaaaaaaagtaaatttcaactatttacttaattatataaactaatcaaataatatttatttattaatattataacacaccgCCTATAATATGGTTAGCAGTGTataacatcataatattgatttaaaaaaaaaaagaaaagaaaaaagtattattttaggtacctatattaaattggttgttagattttgataatttttatcatcattcagcagtaggtacctatctatatttattataagcatacaatacacgatcagtattatttaaggagtgtctgtctggttaaaagaaaaagaaaaaaaaaaaaaaaaatgtataagtacagtaatgtaggtaatgaaattcgaccattttgtatttaggaTCTATTTCGTCCTATATGTACTgtctctattataatatgtaatattatataatatgtagctgtatgtaccacgccagtaaatattgtaatttgtcaaatatgatggacttatgtatattgtgtgtagGCCTGCATCTTTATAGCTTGTACAGGAATGATGATATCATGTTGcaactgctatattttattttattatatttatatggggaccatacttgcagtatttagatattaggtaggtatattgtgtgtgttaattaatagtttgtttgactttttaatgttagttgcagaaacatattttattacaaaaatatatgactcatgtgtggccctgaaaagggcctttttggTATTCGGCTGAGCGGCAATACAAG
Above is a window of Anticarsia gemmatalis isolate Benzon Research Colony breed Stoneville strain unplaced genomic scaffold, ilAntGemm2 primary ctg00000050.1, whole genome shotgun sequence DNA encoding:
- the LOC142986979 gene encoding histone H4 produces the protein MTGRGKGGKGLGKGGAKRHRKVLRDNIQGITKPAIRRLARRGGVKRISGLIYEETRGVLKVFLENVIRDAVTYTEHAKRKTVTAMDVVYALKRQGRTLYGFGG
- the LOC142986969 gene encoding uncharacterized protein LOC142986969, with translation MPTTRSEGKGRKTTAQTPSSSEGTASTSATGATTEATGTSVTGTTDNTENTAATTSVTATTAPSGRASAPLAPPTDETPSVTASTAPTLRMDAACMQPPGGRTDPLPNRNKETTKPGETVTVQRKVNISVQPNKPQCPSPPPVLRAQGGSTASRVKAIKIAKAREELLRLQVELATARLAVLETEDSDEEQEEISVCTKEEVNERVDSWLERQNTQPILAITNEPHQPEEPSVIRTTMQGDQHQSHGTLTPAGARQDFKELAEAITSAVRAGQRPKFIELPIFNGSYQDWLPFRAAYYETESVYSTVENINRLRRNLKGKAREAVEGLLITDAHPSEIMQALESRFGRPESIAMMQMEALRVLPRLTESPRDICIFATKISNIVATLKTLSCINYMYNPEVSKTIVDKLTPTLRYRFFDFAAAEPKEDPDLMKLDKFLRRESTLCSPYALPEQISTQPPFTAQKRPQRVHNVTEKPYTPRCPVCEQTGHLVTECGRFKKMNEDERWDIAKAKRLCFRCLRYRKVTHRCATKQCGVNDCKYTHHTLLHCNKKEDKKESEASEIITSTWTPRKKQSFLKIIPVQVEGSTGQINTFALMDDGSTVTLIDNDLAKQIGATGPVDPLKIQTISDVKTSEIASRRVTFSIRGMNGFEDRIQARTVRNFQVSSQRVSREHIKACQHLKDIQGELTYEDVKPKLLIGQDNWHLLLTSDIRKGNKDQPVASLTSLGWVLHGSLLKHKTQSIDFVSHMTETNEDHIETLVKQYFEMDAICLNPKRPRSDPEEQALRILDNTTKKTEDGRYETSLLWRKEDYNLPNNYENSLKRLHNIEKKIDRDQVLKTKYKEQMEALVQKGYAEPAPRETTPGKTWYLPHFAVINPMKPEKLRVVHDAAAKTKGVSLNDMLLKGPDLLQSLPGVVMKFRQHAIAVTADIKEMFMQVQLRVQDRDALRYLWRGDRRDDNPPEEYRMKSLIFGASSSPSTAIYVKNLNAKQYEVSNPEAALAIKNKHYVDDYLDSFETLEDAIRITKDVRQIHQNASFELKQWKSNSPSLLAALGEQEQREDLELYTSTETTERVLGVIWKITTDELTFNLNLARIEPPLLKRKTPTKREALKIVMSLFDPLGLASPVTIKAKQILQEVWRRGTGWDAEIQEDLAEEWKIWMEHLQRLRDVTIPRRYLGYSDATKLQLHVFTDASESAYSAVLYWRTETPNGDVAVSLIMAKAKVAPLKLTSIPRLELQAAVMGTRIAETVIEEHEKKPDKRVFWTDSRTVLTWIRTGSRSYKPFVAHRLAAIEESTKVNEWRWIPTKMNVADDATRDVPVAFDKHHRWYKGPDFLLTDEELWPTEKHNEKTEDSTEEKVHLTRHKEDLKLSQGLPDVSRFSDWNRLRYTTARVLQFIQLCRNRTDNVNYKRTIRNTVKDPNWNQTTKREVVKKATSLRSYDKIIPVTAETLKKAEELLMCASQVEAFATDIEDLKDNKPINKESRLHHLSVELTNDVIRLRSRIDAIGATNEAIKSPMVLDGNHPTVKLWVNSVHRQLHHAGVEATVNECRQQYWVIRIRPVTRAILKRCLFCRMKTQVPPHPRTGDLPACRLAHHRRPFTYTGVDYFGPLSVAVGRTRQKRYVAIFTCLTTRAVHLEIAGSLTTDSAIMALRRMIARRGCPTEIWSDNGTNLKGADKELRQAIDAGTSQEAAKRTISWRYIPPGAPFMGGAWERLVRSVKVALTATLHERNPTEEVLSTLLSEAEYTVNSRPLTHVSVSAEDPEALTPNHFLLGGPGRVPQPGTFTERDELSTSKWRAAQRLADVFWTRWLREYLPELQNRREPHGRGPAVRVDDLVQVVDPNLPRNIWLRGRVTAVYPGPDNVVRTVDILTKGGVLRRPVRKLVILPLRGDDAPAPTEDATTSHGGRDVRGGATEHDT